One Candidatus Methylomirabilota bacterium genomic window, TGCTCATAACGGGCGTAGGCGTTGATGGAGGTGGCGCCAAGACGCTCCGCGACTTGGGCCAGACTCAAACCCGCGCGCTGTCTGACGCGGCGAAGAAGAAAGGCGCTGAGCGTGGGTTGATCCTCTGAAGTGACCTCAAAGTGTTCCCCGGTTCCGGGAAACACTTTGAGCGTAAATCCCGGGCGATTGACTAAGGACTCGACCGCATCGGCGATCATTTTCAGGGCTTCCTTTTTGGTCCGTCCCTGGCTAACGACATCAAGAATGGGTACTTCCACAGCCCAGTGCCTTCCAACTCGGAAGACGCGCCCCTCGAATCGCATCAGTAACCTCCATGGGCATCACGTAGGATGGCCTTCGCGGTATACTCATTGATCTCAACGTGCCGTGGGACAACGAGTTCCCGCTCACCTCGAGCCCACACATCGTGCCTGGCGCCGTGGCGAGCCCGCTGCCAACCGAGATCGCGGAGCTTCTTCTCAAGGTCACGACGCTTCATTTGGGTATCTTACACCAATCTGTGTAGATGTCAACTGCGCACGCGAGAACCAGACTGGACAGCCGAGCGGTTACGTTGACCGGCCGCGGCGAGCGAACGCGAGATAAGGCGGGAAACTCTGGATCGAACTCGAGCGTGCCGTGCACGTTCTTAAAGTGACCCCGGACGTCCGTGACCATCATGTGTCTGACGCAGAACTCGGCTGCAGTATGTCCAGGTTCGAACATCCAGCGCTTCATCGAGCGTCCTCCTTGTCCAGATCTTCCCGTCTCTCAGGCCCTACGCCATCCTTGGATACCCGCCGAACGGCGTTGCAGATTAGCGGTGGGCAGACGTACGGGCACGCTCGCGCGACATGCGCATCGCCGCACTTCTCGACGACCGGAAGATGATCGAGCGTATCCAGCGTCACCTCGATCTTTGCGAAGAGGACGTCCGCGTCCAGGGCGGCCGCTACACCGGTCTGTTTCCCACCCGGACTCCCACAGGCACACCCGCTGCCCGTACCGTCTGAAAGCGATTTCTTATCAATCGCACAAATTCGCGCACAGAGCCGGCGCCGGTGGCAGGACTAGCGGCCGACGGACTCGAACATCAGCCGGCTCGCCTCGGCGTTCAGCGTCCAGTCGCTATTGAAGGACAAGGTGCCGAAGACGGGGGCGCCGCCCTGGATGGCGGGGCAGGCCCCGGCCGACACAAGTTGAACGCGGCGCTGATGGGAATCTCCGGGAGGCCCGGGCTAACCTCTGTCCCGAACGCGCCGACGGCGAGATAGGTCATTCCCGTCGTGGCGCCGGTCCCCATGACGTCGGCAAGGTTGATGTGGATCATGATGCTGTCTGCTGCCACGTCCACCTTAGTGGCGACGTGTGCCATACCGCTCAGCGCGACCGCCTCTCCCACCCCGTCGGGCATGCAGGGATTGGGGGGATGACTGACTACCCCTCCTATAGTCAGCCACGCGATGCTCAGAATGGGATCGCCGGCTGTGGCCGCGCCGGGCGTGACAAGTAGGGCTGAGACCAGCAGGCAGGCACAGGCGGCGAGGGCCTTCGATCGATGGCTCATGGATGTCCTCCTCCTCGGCATAAATGGCCGTCGATAGCGATGATTGTGGTGGGGATGTGGGCTTGGCGTCAAAATGGATGGCTTTTCCAAGCCGTTCAAGAAAGACAAGGTCCTGCTCACCATTCACCAAGCCCTCGATCAGCGACGTTGAAGAAGCCTACCTATGGAGTATAGGGTTTCCAGATACAACCTCGTATCTGCTTTGGTCGGCATAAGGCGCCTCCGCAGGTCTCCTGAAAACAGAACGGCCCTTCGGGGCTTGAATTGCCCTGAAGGGCCACCATACCTAGAGCTCCATCCAGACGTGCGAGTCTGACTTTTCACAGCCATCTCCTCGCCGACTGCCAATGTCTTATGCCTTCATTTCACGGCGGAGGGGAGCCGTCGAAGTAGCCGAATGGTAATACCCCCTGAGGAGCAGCGTCAAGTGGAAAAACGAAAACGCTGCATTAGAGTCTGTCCTGTAAACCCACGTTCACCCTTCGACAAGCTCAGGGTGAACGTGGGTATTGAAAACATAGACGTGTTTCCGTTCGTGGTGAGCCCGTCGAACCACAACAAGAGGTTTGCAGGACAGGCTCATTGACTCGGGCTTGCACTTTTTGGTAGTCTGCGGACGGTGCTGCCTTTTCAATGGAACTGTGGTCGCGCCAAACCCTCCAGTGAATCGAAGGTGAACACTCTTCGCCGCGAATAGCTCGTTAGTTGACCTCAGGACGCCCTTTTCTGTAGACATCTTCGCGGTGACCGATCCGGAGCACGAGGAATCCTTTCTCCGTTCGGGCGTAGATGACGCGATAATCTCCTATGCGGAGTTTGTACAGTCCCGCGAATTCTCCGGAGAGGGCTTCCCCCTGGTGGCCCGCTGAGGCCAGCATCCGCTCGACTTTCAGCAGAACTCGCACCGCTGCGGCGTGACCGAGCTTCCGCAGATCCCGCGCGACAGAAGCCTTGTACTCAATTTTTGCGGCCAAGACGCTTCCGTAGCTCAGCCGAGGAGATGACAGGGTCGTCCTTGTCCCTCAATCGATCCAACGCCACCTGGTAGTCAGCGTACTCCGCCATGTAGGCTTCCAGCGCCTTCCGAATCAGGTAGGTCCTCGACCGCTCGGTAGCGCTCGCCAACTCGTCGAGCGCCTTCGCCGTGGCGTCAGGAAGTCGTAGTGAGATAGACACCGGCATCGCTTACCTCCTCATGTGTAATACATGCAAGACAAGTATACGGATGGCGGGCACAAAGATCAAGTCTCAAACAGAATGAAAATGCTGCGTTGACTTGCGCTGCAGGATTTGGCGGCAGACGACGAGCTCGTGATCGTCATACCCGAGCAATCACTCGCAGGGGAGATACAGCAGTGGGCTCCTTATATACAGTTAATGGCCCCCTCCTCATTCAGGACGACGATGGAGCGGCTGGACCGCTTCGCGGCATCTATTCCACTTTCACTCTCTGGGTCTTCCGGCGTGAGCCTGGCTTTGCCACGGAAACCGCCGCCCAAAGCCCTCTGTCAAACAAGGCCTGGACCGCGAGGAGCAGTTCATGCCCTGCCTGATTGACATGCTCACTCACTTCTGGGGGTATGCACTGCTTGACTCCCCGCTGAACTCCCTCCTGCGCCTCGTAGAGGGCGCACAACGGACAGCGATGCGGGCAGTTCTGCTTTTCCTTCTTAGCCATCTTTTTTCTCCTCCTTGGGGCTCCCGTCCTGCCCAAAGCGTACGACGAGATAACCTTCTTCAAGTCTCGCTCTTTTCACCGTGAGGTCGGCCAGCGCTCTGGGCAGCACGAGGTCTCTCCGAAAGTTTCCGATCGACACCACCAGTTCGTCGCCCCGCTTCAAGAGCGACACCTCCTCCTTCTGAAGAAATGGGAGCTTCAGCCGGAGGAAGTAGTGCGCCCCTTTCTTGCGGACCGTCTGGATCGGGCCAGGCATCCAGACGTTCAGCGGATCCCGTTCGGCAAAGAGGCTCAGGCCCATTCGCTCAAGCATCGGGAGGCCAACAACCTCGCGGTCGAAGAGCGGGACCTCCCAGATCGGAATCGGCGAAAAGCCCCGCTGGATCATCTCCCGATACCGCCCCTGGATATGGCTCCATTCGGCAAAGTAGCCATGCTGGAGCTGGCGCGGAAAGACCCGGTTGCTGATCACTGCGTCGGCGACGTAGCCGTACAGGTTCAAATAGGTCAGCGCCCGCTGCGCCTCTTTGATGACCATCTTCTCCGGGTTCAGGACCAGCCTGATGCTGGACCGTTTGGGGTCACACAGCATCTCTTTCATCCCGTCGATGCGATTAAACAGGGCCTCGATGGCGGCGTAGACGTTATCCTTGGGTAGGGGGACCGGCACGAAGGGCTGGACAATGGGGCCCATCGCGGTCACGATCCGACGCTCCCACGGAAAGAGCTTCTCCATGTACCAGCGGGCCACATCGGGAAAGCTCAACAGGCGCATCGTCTCTCCGGTCGGCGCGCAATCGACGATGAGACAATCGAAGCGTCCGGCCTCGCCCTGCAGCCGGATCTGCAGGAGGCTGCAGAGCTCCTCCAGCCCGGGAAAGACCGCCATCTCCTCGGCGATCACCTCGTCCACGCCGCG contains:
- a CDS encoding helix-turn-helix domain-containing protein, coding for MRFEGRVFRVGRHWAVEVPILDVVSQGRTKKEALKMIADAVESLVNRPGFTLKVFPGTGEHFEVTSEDQPTLSAFLLRRVRQRAGLSLAQVAERLGATSINAYARYEQGRSVPTIQKLSELFAAVMPHRDLVLVESET
- a CDS encoding type II toxin-antitoxin system RelE/ParE family toxin, with translation MAAKIEYKASVARDLRKLGHAAAVRVLLKVERMLASAGHQGEALSGEFAGLYKLRIGDYRVIYARTEKGFLVLRIGHREDVYRKGRPEVN
- a CDS encoding ArsA family ATPase; protein product: MRIILYTGKGGVGKTTVSAATALMAAERGHRTLVISTDPAHSLADAFDQPLGPEPTPITDHLWGQEINVLEEIRTHWGEVKDYLTVLFATRGVDEVIAEEMAVFPGLEELCSLLQIRLQGEAGRFDCLIVDCAPTGETMRLLSFPDVARWYMEKLFPWERRIVTAMGPIVQPFVPVPLPKDNVYAAIEALFNRIDGMKEMLCDPKRSSIRLVLNPEKMVIKEAQRALTYLNLYGYVADAVISNRVFPRQLQHGYFAEWSHIQGRYREMIQRGFSPIPIWEVPLFDREVVGLPMLERMGLSLFAERDPLNVWMPGPIQTVRKKGAHYFLRLKLPFLQKEEVSLLKRGDELVVSIGNFRRDLVLPRALADLTVKRARLEEGYLVVRFGQDGSPKEEKKDG
- a CDS encoding ribbon-helix-helix protein, CopG family, producing the protein MPVSISLRLPDATAKALDELASATERSRTYLIRKALEAYMAEYADYQVALDRLRDKDDPVISSAELRKRLGRKN
- a CDS encoding type II toxin-antitoxin system HicA family toxin, producing the protein MKRRDLEKKLRDLGWQRARHGARHDVWARGERELVVPRHVEINEYTAKAILRDAHGGY